From the genome of Verrucomicrobiota bacterium:
CTTGGTTGAAAAAATCCCTGCAAGCTTGCACTTGCAGGGATAAATGCTGTAGCTGTTTTAGTATTGAATAAATCTCAATATTAAAACAGTTAACTGCTCAACAGAAAAACAAGTATGTTAGTCAGTCAAGGTGTTTGGATCTGGAGATTCTAAAGACGGATATAATTCATAGGAATCAGTGCAATCTAACTCAGAAGAATCCTCTATTAACTCATACGCAGCACACTCAGTTGCAAAAAAATCTAGCTTAGGCTTCCCCTCAATCTGACGAGAGGCAACAGCTTTTTCGTAGAGATGAGCAGGAACAACAGTTGGAACATCGGAAGAGTCTGAATAATAAGCTTTTTGACTCTTCAAAATGTCATAGGGATTCAAGATAGCTTTACGAACATTGATGGCTGTATAAGAAGGGCAATCGATAACTAAAGAGCTATTACTCCAATATGGACAGCTTTTATACTCTCCAATGACAATTGCAGCGGCGGCAGCGACTTGTGGTGTAGCAAATGAAGTTCCTGCACAGCTATGCACAAAATCACCTTCAGAAGAGGGTAAAACAATCCCCAATGCTTTTGACTCCCAAAGATGCTCAGGTGTACAAGCCTCTGAAGTCATAGGCTCTCCACCTGCAGCCAAAATATCAACCCCATTTAAATGACTAGAGTAACTGGCCAACTCATTATTGGCATTGTAAGATCCAACAGTTATAACGCCCGGATGATCCAACAAACGTTGAAATAATTCAGGAACGTTATCATTAGGTGCATAATTTCCCGAAGCTAAAACAATTACTACATTTTGCTTATAAGCTTCTTCAACTGCAGCCAACAACTGTTTAGCGACTTGAATATTTTCAGGTTTTTGCCAAGCTTCCTGCTCATTATCTAAAGGCTTTATATCTAGACTGATATTAATGACATCAGCTTTCTTGTCTAATGCCTTTTTAATTCCAAGAGCCAGCATTTCAACACTTACACGTTCTGTCTCATCAGAAGCATCTTCTATGATTCGAATAGGAATAGTAGATGCTAAATGAGCCATTCCAGGCCCTGCTGACGCATCACAAGTTGGTTGGACAATAGACAAAGCAACTTGTGTATCATGATAACTCTCTACAACTGAGGCATCAGCATGTTTGATATCGACACCTTTAGCACCCACAGTAAAATCAAACCCTGGAGAAAACCGCTCTTCACTAATAAACCCTCCATACTCTATACCATCGCCGATAAAAGCAATATTCACATCCTGTGCCCATCGAAAGTACTTCTGATACCGAAGCATTTTTTCCCAATGATCTAATAATCCCCAGCTTATTGGCATATGGGGATCATTAACCTCATACTTCTTATCAGAAGAATATTCATCACCTTGCACACAAACCTCTTTGAACGTCGATGAAAGCACTTCAGATGAACCTTCAAATTGCTTAGCAGGAGAAGAACTTGAGACAAATGACTGGGGAGTATCTGATATCTTTGATGAAGATATTGAATCCGATGGAGGTGAAGGTGTTGAGCATGAAATGCTCAATAAAACCCCTAAAAAAAAAGCGAAAACCTTATACAACCTTTTTGTTGAAAACATCATCCTCTTTACCACTAAAGAAACTAATGAGAGTGACTTGTAAGATGACTAAGCAAATCCGACATTGGAATAGTATTCTCTACCCTTATATTGCCTAACCAAACTTGATAGTGAAGACTGTCAGTAACTCCTAACGTGACCTGTCGCAGTCGCAGTATTTCCTCTTCATCGCTGAGTTGGTCTTGAAATGATTTCTCCGGAACTTCAATACTGGAGACCGATAAGCCTAACCCTTTAGGTAACAATTTCTCAGTTGAATCAGGATATATTGCGACATAGAGCTTGAAATTATCTTCCTCCTTAGCAGACTTGATAGTAACAACAACAACTAAACGATACTCCGTCTGATCGGTTTTAAGTGAAACTTTTGATTCTAATTCCTGACTTATTTTTTGCGGCTGTATATTTGTTTCTGGAGAGAACGCACCACAGGCTCTGAGCTGCCAAGAGTCTTTATTAGACTGCTCATTCATCTCTGAAGAAGATGCGCCAGCGGCTCTTAGTTGCCAAGAATCTGAACCTGTTTTTCGCTTCTTATTCGGTCTGATTTTCCAACCTTTAAGCGGAGATGCATCAGATTTTAATATATCTCTATTTGATGCTCCAGAGCCACGCATAATTGTCTCTTGGACATAAGAAAGTAAAAACTCTGTCAACTGCTCATAAGATTGCAGGGCTTCTATTGAGATGACAGTAGATTTAGAAAAATCATTACTTAAACTATGGATAGGCAAATATCCAATAACTTTACCTCTTACTGCTTGAGGATCTAAACATTCAATACTCGTAACTACGCAAGCAATTACATCATCATCTAAATCTTGTGGGACCTGAAATCTTACTTCTCCAGGCAGTAAAGCAATACATATAAGCCTAGCTCCTCCCTGAAGGTATAAATCATTGATATCTCCAAGAAAAGAGAAAGCATGCATAGCGGCTTTTTGACTATAGCTTTTCGTCAAATCTGTGCTGATAAAAGGCTTAATCGCATAATCAACCAGCAAAGGTGCTGCTACATTAAGAGCAACTTTTTTCTTTTGTTCAGGTTGATCATACTTTTTTACGCATCGTTGTATATGTTCTTGCTGCTCTGTAGGTAAACGTACAGGATAACCAGACATACCCCTATTAATATCATTAGTCATCACCAAACTCTCCTTGATCATCTAGATCTGCAATAAATTTCTTCATAAAAGAAGAAAATATAGGGATCCATTTACTTGCAGCATGTTCAGTCACTCCAAACACTTTAAAATAATCGCTTACCTGACGACGACTGAGATTTTTTCCCGATTGAACAAGTTTAAATGTGGTGTAGGCATTCATCTGAGGATATTTAGGATGGCACTTTTGAATCAGAGATTTTCGGATATGGGGGCGTTCGATAACCTCCGCCAATAAATCCAAAACGTGCTGTGAGTACACTTTTTTGTTGATTACCTCCTTAGAATCTAACGCTCTATCTAAAACTTCTTCTGGTAAAGGCTCACTAGATTTCAATATATCCTCTAACTTATTTTCTCCATCTTTTCCAAATGATTCGTATATTGAAACAGGAGGCATCTTCAAAAGACGATTTAGTTCATCTTTAGCTCCTCGTTTACTTTTAGGATTTTGACAAACTTTCCTGCGAAGAGAGAGAGCAGTCCAGCGAAGACACCATACACGACTGTAATATCCAAACAAACACTCTTTAATAGACCTAGAAGGTGAGCAATAAAAGTCTTGCAGTACAGGTCTTTTTGGATAAGGATTTTCGTCCTCTAGTGCAAAAACGTAATTCAAAACAAAGTCTATGCACTCACTAAGCTGGGAGTAACACCAAGCCATCTTCAAAAGCTTAAACTCACCGCTTGTGTAGCGAAATATGAGGTATATCCTAGCCCAGACATACAGGTTCCCTTCAGCTCTTAATTTCGTAACACCATCTGAATTTTGATA
Proteins encoded in this window:
- a CDS encoding S8 family serine peptidase produces the protein MQGDEYSSDKKYEVNDPHMPISWGLLDHWEKMLRYQKYFRWAQDVNIAFIGDGIEYGGFISEERFSPGFDFTVGAKGVDIKHADASVVESYHDTQVALSIVQPTCDASAGPGMAHLASTIPIRIIEDASDETERVSVEMLALGIKKALDKKADVINISLDIKPLDNEQEAWQKPENIQVAKQLLAAVEEAYKQNVVIVLASGNYAPNDNVPELFQRLLDHPGVITVGSYNANNELASYSSHLNGVDILAAGGEPMTSEACTPEHLWESKALGIVLPSSEGDFVHSCAGTSFATPQVAAAAAIVIGEYKSCPYWSNSSLVIDCPSYTAINVRKAILNPYDILKSQKAYYSDSSDVPTVVPAHLYEKAVASRQIEGKPKLDFFATECAAYELIEDSSELDCTDSYELYPSLESPDPNTLTD
- a CDS encoding DUF1822 family protein, which gives rise to MTNDINRGMSGYPVRLPTEQQEHIQRCVKKYDQPEQKKKVALNVAAPLLVDYAIKPFISTDLTKSYSQKAAMHAFSFLGDINDLYLQGGARLICIALLPGEVRFQVPQDLDDDVIACVVTSIECLDPQAVRGKVIGYLPIHSLSNDFSKSTVISIEALQSYEQLTEFLLSYVQETIMRGSGASNRDILKSDASPLKGWKIRPNKKRKTGSDSWQLRAAGASSSEMNEQSNKDSWQLRACGAFSPETNIQPQKISQELESKVSLKTDQTEYRLVVVVTIKSAKEEDNFKLYVAIYPDSTEKLLPKGLGLSVSSIEVPEKSFQDQLSDEEEILRLRQVTLGVTDSLHYQVWLGNIRVENTIPMSDLLSHLTSHSH